TCATCAAAGCCTAATTCCTTACAATCCAAGAAGATGAGGAATGAAGCTTCAGGCATTATCATCTTAATCTTTGGGATATGCTTCTCGAGATAGTCCTTAACATAGAGTATGTTCTCTTTTACATACTCAAGACATTCTTCAAGCCATTCTCCGCATTCGCTATATGCTGCTATGATGGCATCAAAAGTGTAGCATGCTGCATGTCCTAATCCGTTAATGAACATATAGTCAAAAACTTTTGTTCTCAGTTCTTCATCGGCTATATATAGGTGCGAACCAATAACGCCAGGCATATTGAAGGCTTTAGAGGGTGCCATAAATGTAATGGTACGCTCTTTCGCTGTTTCTGAAATAGAGGGGAATGGATGATGTTGATATTCAGGGAAGGTGAGATCAGCATGGATCTCATCACTCACGATGTAAGCATTGTGTTTTTTTGCGAGTTCTGCAATACGCTTTAACTCCTCGACACTCCACACTCGTCCTCCAGGGTTATGAGGATGGCTGATGATCAACATCTTAGCTTCTGAGAGAGCTGCATCTAATCGGTCCCAATCTATCTCCATTCGATGGTCTTTGATAATCAATGGGGCTTCGATTAATTTACGGCGAC
This genomic window from Porphyromonadaceae bacterium W3.11 contains:
- a CDS encoding PatB family C-S lyase, whose product is MNKFDFDQVIDRCGTNSTKYDGYGTHHSDYDTILPLWIADMDFATPSCIGEAIKKRLEHPVLGYTVAPQEYYETLQKWFQKKYGFTPNAEELVYTPGVVSGIFKVIQCLTSEGDGIVIMPPVYYPFFNVTNGSRRKLIEAPLIIKDHRMEIDWDRLDAALSEAKMLIISHPHNPGGRVWSVEELKRIAELAKKHNAYIVSDEIHADLTFPEYQHHPFPSISETAKERTITFMAPSKAFNMPGVIGSHLYIADEELRTKVFDYMFINGLGHAACYTFDAIIAAYSECGEWLEECLEYVKENILYVKDYLEKHIPKIKMIMPEASFLIFLDCKELGFDDPDDLNQFFIQKAGLYLDRGITFGTGGEQYMRLNVGESRSVIKEAMKRLEKAVNEL